From Corvus moneduloides isolate bCorMon1 chromosome 4, bCorMon1.pri, whole genome shotgun sequence, one genomic window encodes:
- the SOCS2 gene encoding suppressor of cytokine signaling 2 — protein MTLRSAESLESAESSGERWGHPGAAAPVAEESREAEQLAAAMEELRRAGWYWGNMTVAEAKERLQDAPEGTFLVRDSSHSEYLLTISVKTSAGPTNLRIEYQDGKFRLDSITCVRSRLKQFNSVVHLIEYYVLMCKDRTETPSNGTVHLYLNKPLYTSAPSLQHRCRIAINKSTNQIWELPLPTRLKKYLKEYQYQV, from the exons atGACCCTGCGCTCCGCCGAGTCCCTGGAGAGCGCGGAGAGCTCCGGGGAGCGCTGGGGGCaccccggggcggcggcgcccgTTGCTGAGGAGTCCCGTGAGGCGGAGCAGCTGGCCGCGGCTATGGAGGAGCTGCGGCGGGCAG GCTGGTACTGGGGCAACATGACTGTTGCTGAAGCCAAAGAAAGATTACAGGATGCCCCCGAAGGGACCTTTTTGGTTAGGGATAGTTCACATTCAGAGTATCTACTAACTATATCAGTAAAAACATCAGCGGGACCGACCAACCTACGTATAGAATATCAAGATGGCAAGTTTAGACTGGACTCTATCACTTGTGTCAGATCTAGACTTAAACAGTTCAACAGTGTTGTCCATTTGATTGAGTACTATGTTCTTATGTGCAAGGACAGAACTGAAACACCTTCAAATGGAACAGTTCATCTTTACTTGAACAAACCCCTCTATACGTCTGCTCCATCTCTGCAACACCGCTGCAGGATAGCTATAAACAAGAGCACAAATCAGATTTGGGAGCTGCCATTACCAACAAGACTGAAAAAGTACTTGAAAGAATACCAATACCAggtataa